The following proteins come from a genomic window of Pararhodobacter sp.:
- the tatB gene encoding Sec-independent protein translocase protein TatB — MLDIGWSEMLIVGVVALIVVGPKDLPKMFHAIGEITGKARGMAREFQRAMDVAAKEAGVDGIAKDLRKVTSGRALKEAVGFDDIEKEFRDIGRDLSDDRKSPKAKAMPKAGDAKAGGAKTGGAKALEPEESEFEGDELDALDHDADLAERNANLSAVEELRLIRAQKIANARQKAADARARKEAEAEPEAWRPAAAAAPATGPTLAKTTAPTPSSSAVQSDEDPQG; from the coding sequence ATGTTGGATATCGGCTGGTCCGAAATGCTGATCGTGGGCGTCGTGGCGCTGATTGTGGTGGGTCCGAAAGACCTGCCAAAGATGTTTCACGCGATTGGTGAAATTACGGGCAAAGCGCGCGGCATGGCGCGTGAGTTTCAGCGCGCGATGGATGTTGCCGCCAAAGAGGCGGGTGTCGATGGCATCGCCAAGGATCTGCGCAAGGTGACCTCGGGCCGCGCTTTGAAAGAGGCCGTGGGCTTTGACGACATCGAAAAGGAATTTCGCGACATCGGACGCGACCTGTCCGATGACCGCAAAAGCCCCAAGGCCAAGGCCATGCCAAAAGCCGGCGATGCGAAAGCCGGGGGTGCGAAAACCGGGGGTGCGAAAGCTCTGGAGCCGGAGGAGTCGGAATTTGAGGGTGACGAACTGGACGCCCTCGATCACGATGCGGATCTTGCAGAGCGCAATGCCAATTTGTCAGCGGTCGAAGAACTCCGCCTGATCCGCGCGCAAAAAATCGCGAACGCCCGTCAGAAAGCCGCCGACGCGCGCGCCCGCAAAGAGGCCGAGGCCGAGCCCGAAGCCTGGCGTCCGGCCGCCGCGGCAGCGCCTGCGACCGGGCCGACATTGGCCAAAACAACGGCCCCCACACCGAGTTCGTCGGCGGTTCAGTCCGACGAAGATCCTCAAGGTTAG
- the tatC gene encoding twin-arginine translocase subunit TatC — translation MTAKTRATDRIDDSSAPLIEHLAELRNRIIKSLLAFVLAMMLCFTVWNPIFNFLTNPLCDALMARGQGCNLVLIQLQEGFFVAVNIAMLGGFVLAFPVIAFQMWRFVAPGLYRSEKGAFLPFLVASPFMFFVGAAFAFYIVTPMAYTFFLNFQQFGSEATDAATATGAVTPEAGSAVEALQNAGIAFQGSVNEYLRLTTKFIIAFGLCFQLPVLLTLMGKAGLVSAKGLRAGRKWAVVGILTLAAVVTPPDVVSQIVLFIAVYGLYEVSVILVARVEKKRIAQLRADGYYDDEDEEDL, via the coding sequence ATGACCGCCAAGACCCGTGCCACCGACCGGATCGACGACAGCTCTGCGCCGCTGATCGAGCATCTCGCCGAATTGCGCAACCGGATCATCAAGTCGCTCTTGGCGTTTGTGCTCGCCATGATGCTGTGTTTCACCGTGTGGAACCCGATTTTCAACTTTCTGACCAACCCGCTGTGTGATGCGCTGATGGCGCGCGGTCAGGGATGCAATCTGGTGCTGATCCAGTTGCAAGAGGGCTTCTTTGTTGCGGTCAACATCGCGATGCTGGGCGGCTTTGTCCTGGCCTTCCCGGTGATCGCCTTCCAGATGTGGCGCTTTGTGGCGCCCGGTCTGTATCGCTCTGAAAAAGGGGCGTTTTTGCCGTTTCTGGTTGCGTCGCCCTTCATGTTCTTTGTCGGCGCGGCCTTTGCGTTCTACATCGTCACGCCGATGGCCTATACATTCTTCCTGAATTTCCAACAGTTTGGCAGCGAAGCGACCGATGCGGCGACCGCAACCGGCGCGGTGACCCCCGAAGCCGGAAGCGCCGTCGAGGCCCTGCAGAATGCGGGTATCGCCTTTCAGGGTTCGGTCAATGAATACTTGCGTCTGACGACGAAATTCATCATTGCCTTTGGCCTGTGTTTCCAATTGCCGGTCTTGCTGACGCTGATGGGCAAGGCCGGGTTGGTGTCGGCCAAAGGGCTGCGCGCGGGTCGCAAATGGGCGGTTGTCGGCATTCTGACGCTGGCCGCGGTGGTCACGCCCCCCGATGTCGTGTCGCAAATCGTGCTGTTTATCGCGGTTTACGGGCTCTACGAGGTCTCGGTGATCCTCGTGGCGCGGGTCGAGAAAAAGCGCATCGCCCAATTGCGCGCCGACGGGTATTATGACGACGAAGACGAAGAAGACCTATGA
- a CDS encoding ATP-binding protein translates to MTDALLTRIAEALERISPAPIPAPDFATADAFVWHTAPDRLEPVTQVNRVPLALLHGIDRVRDILLDNTVQFARGHAANNALLWGARGMGKSSLVKAIHAEVLSRGLPCTLVEIQREDLPTVGRLLGHLRDAPAQRFVLYCDDLSFSHDDQHYKSLKALLDGGIEGRPANVVLYATSNRRHLMPRDMIENERSSAISPSEAVEEKVSLSDRFGLWLGFHPCSQDEYLAMIDGYVQAWGLRVDPATLRAEALEWQATRGSRSGRVAWQFFSDLAGRQGRAL, encoded by the coding sequence ATGACCGATGCCCTCTTGACGCGGATTGCCGAAGCCCTGGAGCGGATCAGCCCAGCCCCGATACCGGCCCCTGATTTTGCAACCGCCGATGCGTTTGTCTGGCACACCGCGCCGGATCGGCTGGAGCCCGTGACCCAAGTGAACCGCGTGCCGCTGGCGCTGTTGCACGGCATCGACCGGGTGCGCGACATTCTTCTGGACAACACGGTGCAATTTGCGCGCGGCCACGCGGCGAACAATGCGCTGCTGTGGGGCGCGCGCGGCATGGGCAAGTCGTCGCTGGTCAAAGCCATTCACGCCGAGGTTCTGTCCCGCGGTCTGCCCTGTACCCTGGTCGAAATTCAGCGCGAGGATCTGCCGACGGTGGGCCGCCTGCTGGGGCATTTGCGCGACGCACCGGCGCAGCGGTTCGTGCTCTATTGCGATGACCTCAGCTTCAGCCACGACGATCAGCACTACAAGTCGCTCAAGGCGCTTCTGGATGGCGGCATCGAGGGGCGGCCGGCGAATGTGGTGCTCTACGCCACCTCGAACCGCCGCCACTTGATGCCGCGCGACATGATCGAGAACGAACGCTCCTCGGCGATCAGCCCCTCCGAGGCCGTGGAAGAGAAAGTGTCGCTGTCGGATCGGTTCGGGCTGTGGCTTGGGTTCCATCCGTGCTCGCAAGACGAGTATCTGGCGATGATCGACGGCTATGTGCAGGCTTGGGGGCTGCGTGTTGACCCCGCAACCCTGCGCGCCGAGGCACTCGAATGGCAAGCGACACGCGGGTCACGCTCGGGCCGTGTGGCGTGGCAGTTTTTCAGCGATCTCGCGGGCCGACAGGGGCGCGCGCTTTAG
- a CDS encoding DUF1499 domain-containing protein — MRYAVNIVLIVVVALVLAFVIFGIWVRVAPNDAAYWHVDPATAPDPTSPNFARVDRVTSLAPEQAAAAIAAQAQREGATRIAGDDQFGTWIARTRVMGYPDFISLRLIPEGSGTRVIAFSRSRFGHSDMGVNSARLRRWTGSMPE; from the coding sequence ATGAGGTATGCCGTGAATATTGTCTTGATTGTGGTCGTCGCGCTGGTTTTGGCTTTCGTGATCTTCGGGATCTGGGTGAGGGTTGCGCCGAATGATGCCGCGTATTGGCACGTCGACCCGGCAACGGCGCCCGATCCGACCTCGCCAAACTTCGCGCGGGTTGATCGCGTGACCAGCCTCGCACCGGAGCAGGCGGCCGCAGCGATTGCGGCACAGGCACAACGCGAGGGCGCCACGCGGATCGCGGGCGACGACCAGTTCGGCACCTGGATCGCGCGCACGCGGGTGATGGGCTATCCAGATTTCATCAGCCTTCGGCTGATACCCGAAGGCAGCGGCACGCGGGTCATCGCCTTCTCGCGCTCACGCTTCGGGCACAGCGATATGGGCGTCAATTCTGCGCGCTTGCGGCGCTGGACCGGGTCGATGCCTGAGTGA
- the speB gene encoding agmatinase, whose protein sequence is MALEDAKTQVDTAFTRPERRGLAYENAFGGAVSFLRRTYTKDLSGVDLAVTGVPFDQAVTHRAGTRFGPRAIREASTLQPYDPPFGWGYDPLSELSVVDYGDVAFDYAKVSEFPAALHAHIKGILEAGAGSLVLGGDHYITLPILQAHAEKFGPLRVIQFDAHSDLWPDDDLSRIDHGTMMYKAVKQGFVDAKNSVQIGIRTECEAYHGFTVIDAPSVHRLGPEAVAARVKEIIGAAPCYLTFDIDALDPAFAPGTGTPVWGGLASWQVAAILRGLAGINLTGGDVVEVSPPYDPTAITAVAGAHVAMELLCLYGWTRRKG, encoded by the coding sequence ATGGCACTGGAAGACGCGAAAACACAGGTTGATACGGCCTTCACCCGCCCAGAGCGTCGGGGGCTGGCCTATGAGAACGCCTTTGGCGGTGCGGTCAGCTTCCTGCGCCGGACCTACACCAAGGACCTGAGCGGCGTTGATCTGGCGGTCACGGGTGTACCCTTTGACCAGGCGGTCACACATCGGGCGGGCACCCGGTTCGGCCCGCGCGCGATCCGCGAAGCCTCGACCTTGCAGCCCTATGATCCGCCCTTTGGCTGGGGCTATGACCCGCTGTCCGAGCTGTCGGTGGTCGATTACGGCGACGTGGCGTTCGACTATGCCAAAGTGTCGGAGTTTCCGGCGGCGCTGCACGCGCATATCAAGGGGATTCTGGAGGCAGGCGCCGGGAGTCTGGTGCTGGGCGGCGATCATTACATCACCCTGCCGATCCTGCAGGCCCATGCCGAAAAATTCGGGCCGCTGCGGGTGATCCAGTTCGACGCGCATTCTGACCTGTGGCCCGACGATGATCTGAGCCGGATCGACCACGGCACGATGATGTACAAGGCAGTGAAACAGGGGTTTGTGGACGCAAAGAACTCGGTGCAGATCGGGATCAGGACGGAATGCGAGGCGTATCATGGATTCACCGTCATTGACGCGCCCTCGGTGCATCGGCTGGGGCCAGAGGCCGTGGCGGCGCGGGTCAAGGAGATCATCGGCGCGGCACCCTGTTACCTGACATTCGATATCGACGCGCTGGACCCGGCCTTTGCGCCCGGCACCGGGACACCGGTCTGGGGCGGGCTGGCAAGCTGGCAGGTGGCGGCGATCTTGCGCGGGCTGGCGGGGATCAACTTGACGGGGGGCGACGTGGTCGAGGTCTCGCCGCCCTATGACCCGACCGCGATCACGGCGGTGGCGGGCGCGCATGTGGCGATGGAACTCCTGTGCCTTTATGGCTGGACCCGACGCAAAGGGTGA
- the glmU gene encoding bifunctional UDP-N-acetylglucosamine diphosphorylase/glucosamine-1-phosphate N-acetyltransferase GlmU has protein sequence MPVSIVILAAGMGSRMNSERPKVLHPLGGAPLLVHAMRASAVLEPERVVVVTGHGAEAVAKTAKAENPDALIAHQAAQNGTAHAVAQAREALAGVRGDVLVLYGDTPFVRPETLEAMRDARAKHAVVVLGFEAADPGRYGRLVMQDETLEKIVEFKDASAAERAITLCNSGVICADALLLFQLIDAVGNQNAAGEFYLTDIVAIARQLGKSVGVVRCDEAETLGINTRAELAAAEAALQARMRAEALEDGVTLIAPDTIHFAFDTVIGRDAVVGPNVVFGPGVTIESEATIRAFCHLEGCHVSRGAQIGPFARLRPGAELAEDVHVGNFVEIKNAILDEGAKVNHLSYIGDADVGERSNIGAGTITCNYDGVFKHRTTIGKRVFIGSDTMLVAPVTVGDDAMTGSGSVITQDIPPGALALERSEQVTKPGLALRLMTRLRALKAKQTKET, from the coding sequence ATGCCCGTATCCATCGTCATTCTTGCTGCCGGGATGGGCAGCCGGATGAATTCCGAACGGCCCAAGGTGCTGCATCCTTTGGGTGGCGCGCCGTTGCTGGTCCATGCGATGCGCGCCAGCGCGGTTCTGGAACCAGAGCGCGTGGTGGTTGTGACCGGGCACGGGGCCGAGGCAGTGGCCAAAACGGCCAAGGCCGAGAACCCCGATGCGCTGATCGCGCACCAAGCCGCGCAGAACGGCACCGCCCATGCCGTCGCACAGGCGCGTGAGGCGCTGGCGGGCGTTCGGGGCGATGTTTTGGTCCTGTATGGCGATACACCTTTCGTGCGGCCGGAAACGCTTGAGGCGATGCGCGACGCGCGCGCCAAACACGCCGTCGTCGTTCTGGGCTTCGAGGCCGCCGATCCGGGCCGCTATGGGCGGCTTGTGATGCAGGATGAGACGCTGGAAAAGATCGTCGAATTCAAGGACGCGAGTGCGGCAGAGCGCGCCATCACGCTGTGCAATTCGGGTGTGATCTGCGCTGACGCACTGTTACTTTTTCAACTTATTGATGCCGTGGGCAACCAGAATGCCGCTGGGGAATTCTACTTAACCGACATTGTGGCAATTGCCAGACAATTGGGGAAATCGGTCGGCGTGGTGCGCTGCGATGAGGCGGAAACGCTGGGCATCAACACCCGCGCCGAACTGGCCGCGGCCGAAGCCGCGCTGCAAGCGCGGATGCGCGCCGAGGCTCTGGAGGACGGCGTCACCCTGATCGCGCCGGATACCATCCATTTCGCGTTCGATACCGTGATCGGCCGTGATGCCGTGGTCGGTCCGAATGTGGTGTTCGGCCCCGGTGTGACCATCGAATCCGAGGCGACGATCCGCGCCTTTTGTCACCTCGAAGGCTGCCATGTCAGCCGCGGCGCTCAGATCGGCCCGTTTGCGCGGCTGCGTCCGGGGGCCGAATTGGCCGAGGATGTGCATGTCGGCAATTTCGTCGAAATCAAGAACGCGATCCTCGATGAAGGCGCGAAGGTGAACCATCTGTCCTATATCGGCGACGCCGATGTCGGCGAGCGTAGCAACATCGGCGCGGGCACCATCACCTGCAATTATGACGGCGTGTTCAAACATCGCACGACCATCGGCAAACGGGTGTTCATCGGCTCCGACACCATGCTGGTCGCGCCGGTCACGGTTGGCGATGATGCGATGACCGGATCGGGATCGGTGATCACCCAGGATATTCCGCCCGGGGCCTTGGCCCTTGAGCGGTCGGAACAAGTGACGAAACCTGGCCTGGCCTTGCGGTTGATGACCCGGCTGCGCGCCCTCAAAGCAAAACAAACGAAAGAAACCTGA
- the glmS gene encoding glutamine--fructose-6-phosphate transaminase (isomerizing) gives MCGIVGILGSNQVAPMILEALKRLEYRGYDSAGIATVNDGVLDRRRAVGKLVNLSDTLVLDPLAGKSGIGHTRWATHGAPTVVNAHPHHSGGVGVVHNGIIENFRALREELAGAGLMAQTETDTETVAHLTRLHLDRGMTPVEAVAATLKRLHGAFALAFLFEGEDDLMIGARKGSPLAVGYGKGEMYLGSDAIALAPMTDRVTYLEEGDWVVLTRAGATIFDEAGQLANRPITHIRLEQTRVDKAGHKHFMAKEIAEQPSVLQASLAFHTSPDKTELALPDTVDFSTCDRVTMVACGTGHYATQVAKYWFEQLAHLSVETDVASEFRYRQPVLSETGIGIFVSQSGETADTLAALRHVQGKVAKTIGVINVATSSIARETDVAVSIHAGPEISVASTKGFTAQLLVLLLLALKAGQDRGRLSKAQVAEHLADLRRLPALVSAAMDHEPEIESLAVKLAESRDALFLGRGTMYPLALEAALKLKELSYMHAEGYASGELKHGPIALIDKTMPVIVLAPRDALYDKTVSNMQEVMARQGKVILISDKAGLAEAGETWAQLVMPTVPDLLAPIVYAIPAQLLSYHTALALGTDVDQPRNLAKSVTVE, from the coding sequence ATGTGTGGCATTGTCGGTATCCTGGGCAGCAATCAGGTGGCTCCAATGATCCTGGAGGCGCTCAAGCGGTTGGAATACCGCGGCTATGACAGCGCCGGGATCGCCACGGTAAACGATGGCGTTCTTGACCGTCGCCGCGCGGTGGGCAAGCTGGTGAACCTGTCCGACACGCTGGTGCTTGACCCGCTGGCGGGGAAATCCGGCATTGGCCATACCCGCTGGGCGACCCATGGCGCGCCGACGGTGGTCAACGCGCATCCGCATCATTCGGGCGGCGTTGGCGTCGTTCACAATGGCATCATCGAGAATTTCCGGGCGCTGCGCGAGGAATTGGCCGGGGCCGGGCTGATGGCGCAAACCGAGACGGATACCGAAACCGTCGCCCATCTGACGCGCCTCCATCTGGATCGCGGCATGACCCCGGTCGAGGCCGTCGCCGCGACGCTGAAACGGTTGCACGGGGCCTTTGCCCTGGCGTTCCTGTTCGAGGGCGAGGACGACCTGATGATCGGCGCGCGCAAGGGTTCGCCCTTGGCGGTGGGGTATGGCAAGGGCGAGATGTATCTGGGCTCGGACGCCATCGCGCTGGCACCGATGACCGACCGCGTCACCTATCTCGAAGAGGGGGACTGGGTCGTGCTGACCCGCGCGGGCGCGACGATCTTTGATGAAGCTGGCCAATTGGCGAACCGCCCCATCACTCATATCCGGCTGGAACAGACCCGCGTCGACAAGGCCGGGCACAAGCATTTCATGGCCAAAGAGATCGCCGAACAACCCTCGGTGCTTCAGGCCTCGCTGGCGTTTCACACCAGCCCGGACAAAACGGAACTGGCGCTGCCCGACACGGTGGATTTCAGCACCTGCGACCGGGTGACGATGGTCGCCTGCGGCACCGGGCATTATGCCACACAGGTTGCGAAATACTGGTTCGAGCAACTCGCGCATCTGTCGGTCGAGACCGACGTTGCCTCGGAGTTCCGCTATCGCCAGCCGGTACTCAGCGAGACCGGGATCGGGATTTTTGTCAGCCAATCGGGTGAAACCGCTGACACGCTGGCCGCGCTGCGCCACGTCCAGGGCAAGGTCGCCAAAACCATCGGCGTGATCAACGTCGCAACCTCGTCCATCGCGCGCGAGACGGATGTCGCGGTGTCCATCCATGCGGGGCCCGAAATCAGCGTGGCCTCGACCAAAGGGTTCACGGCGCAGCTTCTGGTGCTGTTGTTGTTGGCGCTGAAGGCCGGGCAGGACCGCGGGCGGTTGTCAAAAGCACAGGTGGCCGAGCATCTGGCCGATCTGCGCAGGTTGCCCGCGTTGGTCTCGGCGGCGATGGACCATGAGCCCGAGATCGAGAGCCTGGCGGTCAAGCTGGCCGAGTCCCGCGACGCGCTGTTTCTGGGGCGCGGCACGATGTATCCGCTGGCTCTGGAGGCGGCGCTGAAACTCAAGGAACTCAGCTACATGCATGCCGAAGGCTATGCCTCGGGCGAGTTGAAACACGGACCGATCGCGCTGATCGACAAGACCATGCCGGTGATCGTTCTGGCACCGCGCGACGCGCTCTACGACAAGACCGTCTCGAATATGCAAGAGGTGATGGCGCGGCAGGGCAAAGTGATCCTGATCTCGGACAAGGCCGGGTTGGCCGAGGCGGGCGAGACATGGGCGCAACTGGTGATGCCGACCGTGCCTGACCTTCTGGCGCCGATTGTCTACGCGATCCCCGCGCAGCTTTTGTCCTATCACACGGCACTGGCGCTGGGCACCGATGTCGATCAACCGCGCAATCTGGCGAAATCCGTTACCGTGGAGTGA
- a CDS encoding DNA alkylation repair protein, whose amino-acid sequence MTEITLEAALEALTALADPVRAAEMAQYHKIERPYLGLGNPQIDALVRDWRAACSLDGRITLADGLWQNGSHESMIAAAKLLTQARMRPDDTTAWQVIAGWAEGFEGWATADHACSAGGRRLIADPSRLDHVEGWTTHPNMWTRRAALVMTLPWARLSNPKPADVEARQRVLRWAEGYLEETDWFMHKAIGWWLRDLSRHDPQMTIAWVEAHGDRLKAFARREAMRHINDKRPSR is encoded by the coding sequence ATGACCGAAATCACACTCGAAGCCGCGTTGGAGGCTCTGACCGCCCTGGCTGACCCGGTGCGCGCCGCTGAGATGGCGCAATACCACAAGATCGAGCGCCCCTATCTGGGCCTCGGCAATCCACAGATTGACGCGTTGGTGCGCGATTGGCGCGCGGCCTGTTCGCTTGACGGACGGATCACCTTGGCGGATGGGCTGTGGCAAAACGGCAGTCACGAGTCGATGATCGCCGCCGCCAAACTGCTGACCCAAGCCCGGATGCGCCCCGATGACACGACCGCCTGGCAGGTGATCGCGGGCTGGGCCGAAGGGTTCGAGGGCTGGGCCACCGCCGATCATGCCTGTTCTGCGGGTGGGCGTCGGTTGATCGCCGACCCCTCGCGTCTGGATCATGTCGAGGGTTGGACCACGCATCCCAACATGTGGACCCGCCGCGCCGCGCTGGTGATGACGCTGCCCTGGGCGCGGCTGTCAAACCCCAAACCCGCCGATGTCGAGGCGCGTCAACGGGTGTTGCGCTGGGCCGAGGGGTATCTTGAGGAGACCGACTGGTTCATGCACAAGGCGATCGGCTGGTGGCTGCGCGATCTGTCGCGCCATGATCCTCAGATGACAATCGCCTGGGTCGAGGCGCATGGCGACCGGCTCAAGGCCTTCGCGCGCCGCGAGGCGATGCGCCATATCAACGACAAACGCCCGTCGCGCTGA
- a CDS encoding class I fructose-bisphosphate aldolase produces MRATKIVQKILANYEGETPGVKANLCRMLMNGKLGGTGKMIILPVDQGFEHGPARSFAPNPAGYDPHYHYQLAIDAGLNAYAAPLGPLEAGADTFAGQIPTILKVNSANSLMSDGAGKNQAVTASVDDALRIGAGAIGFTIYPGSDMALDMFEEIVEMRREAASKGIATVIWSYPRGEAVTKDGETAIDVAAYAAHIAALLGAHIIKIKLGTDHLMLPEAKKVYEAQKIDIASQAARVKHCVQSSFNGRRLIVFSGGAAKGADAVFDDARAIRDGGGNGSIIGRNSFQRSREDALEMLATLVDIYRGKA; encoded by the coding sequence ATGCGCGCGACAAAAATCGTTCAGAAAATCCTGGCCAATTACGAGGGCGAAACCCCCGGCGTGAAGGCCAACCTGTGCCGCATGTTGATGAACGGCAAATTGGGCGGCACCGGCAAGATGATCATCCTGCCCGTCGATCAGGGGTTCGAACACGGCCCGGCCCGCAGCTTTGCCCCCAACCCCGCCGGCTATGACCCGCATTATCATTATCAACTGGCAATTGATGCCGGGTTGAACGCCTACGCGGCCCCGCTTGGTCCGTTGGAGGCCGGGGCGGATACCTTTGCCGGGCAGATTCCGACGATCCTGAAGGTCAACAGCGCCAACTCGCTGATGAGCGACGGGGCGGGCAAGAACCAGGCCGTGACGGCCTCGGTGGATGACGCGCTGCGGATCGGGGCGGGGGCGATTGGCTTCACGATCTACCCGGGCTCGGACATGGCGCTCGATATGTTCGAAGAGATCGTCGAGATGCGCCGCGAAGCCGCGTCCAAGGGGATCGCGACGGTGATCTGGTCCTATCCGCGCGGCGAGGCCGTGACCAAGGACGGCGAAACCGCGATTGATGTGGCAGCCTATGCGGCGCATATCGCGGCGCTGTTGGGGGCGCATATCATCAAGATCAAGCTGGGCACCGACCATCTGATGCTGCCCGAGGCGAAAAAGGTCTATGAGGCGCAAAAGATCGACATCGCCAGCCAGGCGGCGCGGGTGAAACATTGCGTGCAATCGTCGTTCAATGGTCGTCGGTTGATCGTGTTCTCGGGTGGTGCGGCCAAGGGCGCCGATGCGGTGTTTGATGATGCCCGCGCGATCCGCGATGGCGGCGGGAACGGCTCGATCATCGGGCGTAACAGTTTCCAGCGCTCGCGCGAGGATGCGTTGGAAATGCTGGCCACGCTGGTTGATATCTATCGCGGCAAGGCCTGA
- a CDS encoding DNA-3-methyladenine glycosylase: protein MDFDRPAPELAPALIGATLTVRGCAGIITETEAYSPDDPAAHSYPGPTKRNAAIFGPSGHAYVYRSYGLHWCLSIVGQPGHAVLIRALQPIAGLDLMADRRGTAKRLALGPGNVAQALGITLNDYGRPFGPPEFRITDGAPVDLVTGPRIGITKAADWPRRFGLKGSRYLSRPFPR from the coding sequence ATGGATTTCGACCGCCCCGCCCCCGAGCTTGCCCCCGCCCTGATCGGCGCGACCCTGACCGTCCGGGGCTGCGCCGGGATCATCACCGAGACCGAGGCCTACTCCCCCGACGATCCCGCCGCCCATTCCTACCCCGGCCCCACCAAACGCAACGCCGCGATTTTCGGCCCCTCTGGCCACGCCTATGTTTACCGATCCTATGGGCTGCATTGGTGCCTGAGTATCGTCGGCCAGCCCGGTCATGCCGTCTTGATCCGCGCCCTGCAGCCCATCGCCGGGCTCGACCTGATGGCCGACCGGCGCGGCACCGCCAAACGTCTCGCGCTGGGGCCGGGAAATGTCGCGCAGGCTTTGGGGATCACCCTGAATGACTACGGGCGGCCCTTTGGACCGCCCGAGTTCCGGATCACGGATGGCGCGCCGGTTGACCTTGTCACCGGCCCCCGGATCGGCATCACCAAGGCCGCCGACTGGCCGCGTCGCTTCGGGTTGAAAGGGTCGCGCTATCTCTCGCGACCCTTCCCGCGTTAG